A region of Anolis sagrei isolate rAnoSag1 chromosome 2, rAnoSag1.mat, whole genome shotgun sequence DNA encodes the following proteins:
- the MUC21 gene encoding mucin-21: MDSHLTRRKLAWIILYFCLNWTVTMSETTSASETPMASTDESSPTATLDYSSSSGSSGTPTSYVPTSSTDESSPTATLGYSSSSGSSGTPTSYVPTSSTDESSPTATLDYSSSSGSSGTPTSYTPTSSTDESSPSATLDYSSSSGSSGTPTSSAPTSSSAESGPTATLNNTSLSGSSDTSPSGAPTSSTAESSSTTTLNASSSSDSSGTPTSGVPTSSTAESISITTLNASFPSGSNGTSTSGTPIFSTAQSISITTLNASFSSGSSGTPTSGAPTSSTAESSPITTLNGSSSSGSNGTSTSGMPTPSTAESISITTLNATSSSGSNGTSTSVTPTSSTAESSPITTLNASSSSGPNGTSPSGTPISSTAESISITTLNASFSSGSSNTTTSGAPTSSTAESSPTATLNGSSSSGSNGTSTSGTPTPSTAESISITTLNASSSSGSNGTSTSVTPTSSTAESNATTTVNASASSGSRATSATFTGPADNNATSASWSPTANTEVKDEKTVLPTWAIILIGLASAVGAVLLLSLGCLIYYCVRAETASPVSLPLYRTHSGLQSFRNFQW, from the exons TTACAATGTCTGAAACCACATCCGCCTCCGAAACGCCTATGGCTTCCACAGATGAGTCTAGCCCTACTGCCACACTCGATTACTCTTCCTCATCTGGCTCCAGTGGTACTCCTACCTCCTATGTGCCTACGTCTTCCACAGATGAGTCTAGCCCTACTGCCACACTCGGTTACTCTTCCTCATCTGGCTCCAGTGGTACTCCTACCTCCTATGTGCCTACGTCTTCCACAGATGAGTCTAGCCCTACTGCCACACTCGATTACTCTTCCTCATCTGGCTCCAGTGGTACTCCTACCTCCTATACACCTACATCTTCCACAGATGAGTCTAGCCCTTCTGCCACACTCGATTACTCTTCCTCATCTGGCTCCAGTGGTACTCCTACCTCCAGTGCACCTACATCTTCCTCAGCTGAGTCTGGTCCTACTGCCACACTCAATAACACTTCCTTATCTGGTTCCAGTGACACTTCTCCCTCCGGTGCACCTACGTCTTCCACAGCTGAGTCTAGCTCTACTACCACACTCAATGCATCTTCCTCATCTGACTCCAGTGGCACTCCTACCTCCGGTGTTCCTACGTCTTCCACAGCTGAGTCTATCTCTATTACCACACTCAATGCTTCTTTCCCATCTGGCTCCAATGGCACTTCTACCTCCGGTACACCTATTTTTTCCACAGCTCAGTCTATCTCTATTACCACACTCAATGCTTCTTTCTCATCTGGCTCCAGTGGCACTCCTACCTCTGGTGCACCTACATCTTCCACTGCTGAGTCTAGCCCTATTACCACACTCAATGGCTCTTCCTCATCTGGCTCCAATGGCACTTCTACCTCGGGTATGCCTACTCCTTCCACAGCTGAGTCTATCTCTATTACTACACTCAATGCTACTTCTTCATCTGGCTCCAATGGCACTTCTACCTCCGTTACACCTACATCTTCCACTGCCGAGTCTAGCCCTATTACCACACTCAATGCCTCTTCCTCATCTGGCCCCAATGGCACTTCTCCCTCCGGTACACCTATTTCTTCCACAGCTGAGTCTATCTCTATTACCACACTCAATGCTTCTTTCTCATCTGGCTCCAGTAACACTACTACCTCTGGTGCGCCTACGTCTTCCACAGCTGAGTCTAGCCCTACTGCCACACTCAATGGCTCTTCCTCATCTGGCTCCAATGGCACTTCTACCTCAGGTACGCCTACTCCTTCCACAGCTGAGTCTATCTCTATTACTACACtcaatgcttcttcttcatctgGCTCCAATGGCACTTCTACCTCCGTTACACCTACATCTTCCACAGCTGAATCTAACGCTACTACCACAGTCAATGCCTCTGCCTCATCTGGCTCCAGGGCTACTTCTGCTACTTTTACTGGACCAGCAGACAACAATGCAACATCAGCTTCTTGGTCACCAACTGCCAACAcag AAGTCAAAGATGAAAAAACTGTTCTCCCCACTTGGGCCATTATTTTGATTGGCTTGGCTTCTGCCGTGGGAGCTGTATTATTGCTGTCGCTCGGCTGCTTG ATTTACTATTGTGTAAGAGCAGAGACGGCCAGCCCTGTCTCCCTTCCTCTTTATCGGACACACAGTGGCCTCCAGAGTTTCCGCAATTTCCAGTGGTGA